TATTTATACCCTTTAATTATCGCCAAGCACTTTTACCAACAACACACCGCGTTATTTGCCATCGTAACGGCTATGGCAGCTAATGAATCCTCTTCGCTATTTTATAATCAAGTTAAAGGAAAAGTAGAGTTAGCGTTACGTGATATTGGTTATCAACATCTTGGGCTATTTCGCCCTTCAATGTTAGCGGGTCATCGTGATGAGTTTAGGCTTGGTGAGCAATTAGGAAGCCTAATAATGAAAGCGTTCGCTTTTATGATCCCTAAAAAGTATCAGTTGATTCAAGCAGAAAAGGTGGCAAATGCTATGTTAGCTTACGCTGAGCATCCGCCATCAGGTATTACAATTATTCAGTCAGATCAGCTGCAAAGTTACTAAGGGTTTTACCTGTCATACGATAACCAACCCACTCTTCTTGCGCGACAGCTCCTAGAGAATGATAAAACTCTCTTGAAGGCGTATTCCAATCTAGGCAACTCCACTCAAATCTTGCGCAATCTTTTTCAACAGCAATTTTAGCCATTGCTTTTAGAAGTTTAACACCTGCACCTTTGCCTCGAAACTCTGGCATTACGTATAAGTCTTCTAGATAAAGGCCCGATTTTGCTAACCAAGTAGAATAATTAAAAAAGTAAATAGCTGAGCCAACCGGCACACCATCAAGTTCACAAATTAAAGCATAAACATGACTATTTTCAGTAAAAATACTGTCTTTAATCGTTTGCTCTGTCGCGAGTACTTCGTGTTCAGCTTTTTCATAAATAGCGAGATCGATAATAAATTTAAATAATATACTAGTATCTTCTGCTGTTGCTTTTCTTACGACTAAATTGCTCACGTTTATTCCTGATTAATTTTTTTGTTGGCTGAATAGTAAATGCATATAATATTAAATACCATTATTGATTACTCAGCGCGTGCT
The Colwellia sp. Arc7-D genome window above contains:
- a CDS encoding SDR family oxidoreductase, with amino-acid sequence MTTQSNQNSQNSQNNQHTPKVALIIGASGLVGQHLLLKLLASNHYSQVIALVRNPLPISHTKLIQKKIDFENLANELSQLSQPLIKQENTSDKENFPSKVDHIFFTLGSTIKKAGSKSAFNQIDYLYPLIIAKHFYQQHTALFAIVTAMAANESSSLFYNQVKGKVELALRDIGYQHLGLFRPSMLAGHRDEFRLGEQLGSLIMKAFAFMIPKKYQLIQAEKVANAMLAYAEHPPSGITIIQSDQLQSY
- a CDS encoding GNAT family N-acetyltransferase gives rise to the protein MSNLVVRKATAEDTSILFKFIIDLAIYEKAEHEVLATEQTIKDSIFTENSHVYALICELDGVPVGSAIYFFNYSTWLAKSGLYLEDLYVMPEFRGKGAGVKLLKAMAKIAVEKDCARFEWSCLDWNTPSREFYHSLGAVAQEEWVGYRMTGKTLSNFAADLTE